The following are from one region of the Cynocephalus volans isolate mCynVol1 chromosome 17, mCynVol1.pri, whole genome shotgun sequence genome:
- the HINT2 gene encoding adenosine 5'-monophosphoramidase HINT2 isoform X2 produces MAAAVVLVAGLCAARRAVAAAGSRGAQVRGVAGVTDGNEVAKAQQAAPGGAAPTIFSRILDRSLPADILFEDQQCLVFRDVAPQAPVHFLVIPKKPIPRISQAEEEDQQLLGHLLLVAKKVAKAEGLRNGYRLALFQ; encoded by the exons ATGGCGGCGGCCGTGGTGCTGGTCGCCGGGTTGTGCGCGGCGCGCAGAGCCGTCGCAGCTGCGGGGTCACGGGGGGCTCAG GTCCGAGGAGTTGCAGGTGTGACTGATGGGAATGAAGTGGCCAAGGCCCAGCAGGCAGCTCCTGGTGGAGCAGCTCCAACCATCTTCTCCCGGATCCTGGACCGAAGCCTCCCAGCTGACATTCTATTTGAGGACCAGCAG TGCCTCGTGTTCCGTGATGTGGCCCCTCAGGCTCCTGTGCATTTCCTGGTCATTCCTAAGAAGCCCATTCCTCGGATTAGCCAGGCTGAAGAAGAAGACCAGCAG CTTCTAGGACACCTACTCCTTGTGGCCAAAAAGGTAGCAAAGGCTGAGGGCCTAAGAAATGGATATCGACTTG CTCTATTTCAGTAA
- the HINT2 gene encoding adenosine 5'-monophosphoramidase HINT2 isoform X1, with product MAAAVVLVAGLCAARRAVAAAGSRGAQVRGVAGVTDGNEVAKAQQAAPGGAAPTIFSRILDRSLPADILFEDQQCLVFRDVAPQAPVHFLVIPKKPIPRISQAEEEDQQLLGHLLLVAKKVAKAEGLRNGYRLVINDGKLGAQSVYHLHIHVLGGRQLQWPPG from the exons ATGGCGGCGGCCGTGGTGCTGGTCGCCGGGTTGTGCGCGGCGCGCAGAGCCGTCGCAGCTGCGGGGTCACGGGGGGCTCAG GTCCGAGGAGTTGCAGGTGTGACTGATGGGAATGAAGTGGCCAAGGCCCAGCAGGCAGCTCCTGGTGGAGCAGCTCCAACCATCTTCTCCCGGATCCTGGACCGAAGCCTCCCAGCTGACATTCTATTTGAGGACCAGCAG TGCCTCGTGTTCCGTGATGTGGCCCCTCAGGCTCCTGTGCATTTCCTGGTCATTCCTAAGAAGCCCATTCCTCGGATTAGCCAGGCTGAAGAAGAAGACCAGCAG CTTCTAGGACACCTACTCCTTGTGGCCAAAAAGGTAGCAAAGGCTGAGGGCCTAAGAAATGGATATCGACTTG TAATCAACGATGGCAAGCTTGGCGCACAGTCTGTATACCACCTGCACATTCACGTACTTGGGGGCCGACAGCTTCAGTGGCCCCCAGGTTGA
- the SPAG8 gene encoding sperm-associated antigen 8: METNESTEESRSRSLDVQPSSEGLGSSSEPFPSSDGGPRSALAAATAAAAAAASAAAAASAAAASAAATTAKAAALSTKTPAPYSEFTEPSSDLSLPGASCTGPSFTHKIGHESLGFDPVCVSFIAGDPHITNDLSSSTGPLPGSSSGPVPGSSSGPVPGSSSGPVPGSSSGPVPGSSSGPLPGSSSGPLPGSGRGSSPASGPDPGSSPSPELSPQTPTRFRKLGADLVPNYTSFHWEPQKQPPWEFLQISEPGTRGLRKPSKVEKKSEVLYKTLPRGQCLLYNWEEERATNHLDRVPCIQDGSESFFFRHGHQGLLTMQLQSSMPASTTQKDSYQPPRNPCQPLRGKREAMLEMLLHHQICKEVQAEQEPTRKLCEVKSVTHHDYRMELVQEGPPAPTKPHDYHQEQPETFWIQRAPQLPGVSNIRTLDTPFRKNCSFSTPVPLSLGQPLPYEPENYPHRWGEISSLACQGGGQDGGGG, from the exons ATGGAGACCAACGAGTCTACCGAGGAATCGCGGTCGCG ATCTTTAGACGTACAGCCCAGCTCCGAAGGACTGGGGTCCTCTTCGGAACCGTTTCCTTCTTCGGATGGCGGTCCTAGATCTGCCCTGGCAGCCGCCACCGCAGCAGCTGCAGCGGCTGCATCAGCTGCAGCGGCTGCATCagctgctgcagcctctgcagccGCCACCACCGCCAAAGCAGCTGCATTATCTACAAAGACCCCAGCACCCTATTCTGAGTTCACGGAGCCCTCTTCTGACCTCAGTCTTCCTGGGGCGTCCTGCACTGGACCCAGCTTTACTCACAAAATAGGCCATGAGAGTCTTGGCTTTGATCCTGTCTGTGTTTCCTTTATTGCTGGGGATCCCCATATTACAAATGACCTTAGTTCTAGCActggccctcttcctggctcCAGCTCTGGTCCTGTTCCTGGCTCCAGCTCTGGTCCTGTTCCTGGCTCCAGCTCTGGTCCTGTTCCTGGCTCCAGCTCTGGTCCTGTTCCTGGCTCCAGCTctggccctcttcctggctccagctctggccctcttcctggctctgGTCGAGGCTCCAGTCCTGCCTCTGGGCCTGATCCAGGCTCTAGCCCTAGCCCTGAGCTCAGCCCCCAAACTCCTACAAGGTTCAGAAAGCTTGGGGCAGATCTGGTCCCTAATTATACCTCCTTCCACTGGGAGCCTCAGAAACAACCACCCTGGGAATTTTTGCAAATCTCAGAACCTGGTACCCGAGGACTAAGGAAGCCCTCAAAGGTTGAAAAGAAGTCTGAGGTTCTCTATAAAACATTGCCTCGGGGCCAGTGCCTCCTCTACAACTGGGAGGAAGAG AGAGCCACCAATCACCTGGATCGAGTCCCATGCATACAAGATGGCTCTGAGAGTTTCTTCTTCCGACATGGACACCAGGGACTGCTGACCATGCAACTGCAGTCATCCATGCCTGCCAGCACCACCCAAAAAGACTCATACCAGCCCCCAAGAAACCCCTGTCAGCCACTTCGAG GGAAGCGTGAAGCCATGCTGGAGATGCTCTTGCACCACCAGATCTG TAAAGAGGTGCAAGCAGAGCAGGAACCCACAAGGAAGCTCTGTGAGGTCAAGTCTGTGACACACCATGACTACCGAATGGAGCTGGTACAAGAAGGACCTCCTGCCCCAACAAAG CCTCATGACTACCATCAGGAGCAGCCTGAAACCTTCTGGATACAGAGGGCACCACAGCTACCG GGTGTCAGTAACATCAGGACACTGGACACACCATTCCGGAAGAACTGCAGCTTCTCAACGCCAGTGCCCTTGTCTCTGGGGCAGCCTTTGCCCTATGAACCTGAGAATTACCCCCACCGATGGGGAGAAATATCTTCCCTTGCCTGCCAGGGAGGAGGGCAGGATGGTGGAGGGGGTTAA